In one window of Photobacterium leiognathi DNA:
- a CDS encoding IS4 family transposase, protein MTYIEPTLWAQKQFGQADLNDPRRTQRLVALATSLAEQPGIPISKLIISPADMEGAYRFIRNDQIKAEDIAEAVFYVTAQEALEQQTLLALEDTTSLSYSHHSIQDTLGHSNQGNRHRAMFVHSTLLFAPETHTVVGLIEQQRWTRDIEKRGQRHQHATRPYKEKESYKWEQASRHVAERLGEKMSEVISVCDREADLFEYLTYKHEQQQRFIVRSMQSRCIEEHDNLLYDYASKLLSAGSKELKIPQKGGRKSRTAHLDIKYAPVTLKSPANKKEFDNISLYYVGCIEQGESDDKLAWHLLTSEPVTNKEEALNIVSYYERRWLIEDFHKVWKSEGTQVEQLRMQSKDNLERLSVILAFIATRLLQLRFMNESKELSSSCCERVLKGKAWKLMWLKLEKKKLPKEAPNISWAYKSIARLGGWKDTKRTGRASVKTLWQGWFRLQTILEGYELAKSLEHNDL, encoded by the coding sequence ATGACCTATATAGAACCAACTCTTTGGGCTCAAAAACAATTCGGTCAAGCCGACCTTAATGACCCAAGACGCACTCAAAGACTCGTTGCTCTAGCTACCTCTCTGGCTGAACAACCTGGTATCCCTATCTCAAAACTCATCATCTCCCCAGCCGATATGGAAGGGGCTTATCGCTTTATTCGTAATGACCAAATCAAAGCAGAAGATATTGCAGAAGCTGTATTCTATGTCACAGCACAAGAAGCTTTAGAGCAACAAACACTGCTTGCATTGGAAGATACCACTTCTCTAAGTTACTCACATCACAGCATACAAGATACACTCGGGCATTCCAATCAAGGTAATCGACACCGAGCAATGTTCGTTCATTCAACATTGCTTTTTGCTCCCGAAACTCACACTGTGGTTGGTTTAATCGAACAACAACGCTGGACCCGAGATATTGAAAAACGTGGTCAAAGACACCAGCACGCAACTCGACCATACAAAGAAAAAGAAAGTTATAAATGGGAACAAGCATCTCGCCATGTTGCAGAGCGACTAGGCGAGAAAATGTCAGAGGTTATTTCTGTATGTGATAGAGAAGCCGATTTATTCGAGTACCTCACTTACAAGCACGAGCAACAACAACGATTTATCGTTCGCTCAATGCAAAGTCGCTGTATCGAGGAGCATGATAATCTTCTTTATGACTACGCTTCCAAGTTGTTATCAGCAGGAAGCAAAGAGCTAAAAATACCGCAAAAAGGCGGTCGTAAGTCCCGCACGGCTCATCTAGACATCAAATATGCTCCCGTGACACTTAAGTCTCCCGCCAATAAAAAAGAGTTCGATAATATCTCTCTCTACTATGTTGGATGTATAGAGCAAGGTGAGAGTGACGACAAGCTCGCATGGCATTTACTGACATCAGAGCCTGTAACGAACAAAGAGGAAGCACTTAACATCGTCAGTTATTATGAGCGTCGTTGGCTGATAGAAGATTTTCACAAGGTTTGGAAAAGTGAAGGCACGCAAGTTGAACAACTGAGAATGCAAAGTAAAGATAACTTAGAAAGGCTCAGTGTTATTTTGGCATTTATTGCTACTCGTTTACTCCAGTTAAGATTTATGAACGAATCTAAAGAGTTATCTAGTAGCTGTTGTGAACGGGTGTTAAAAGGTAAAGCGTGGAAGCTTATGTGGTTAAAATTGGAGAAGAAAAAGCTGCCCAAAGAAGCACCAAATATATCGTGGGCTTACAAAAGTATTGCACGGTTAGGTGGTTGGAAAGATACCAAGCGGACGGGTCGCGCTTCTGTAAAGACATTATGGCAAGGATGGTTTAGGTTACAAACCATCCTTGAAGGATATGAACTAGCTAAGTCTCTTGAACACAATGACTTGTGA
- the serS gene encoding serine--tRNA ligase, translating into MLDSKLLRTELDETAEKLARRGFTLDVETLRNLEEKRKSLQVKTEELQALRNSRSKSIGQAKAKGDHEEAERIMAEVGNLGSELDEAKKALAELQAELDVITQSVPNIPDDSVPVGKDESENVEISRWGEPKTYDFEVKDHVDLGEMAGGLDFASAVKITGARFIVMKGQFARLHRAIAQFMLDLHTEEHGYTEMYVPYLVNADSLFGTGQLPKFGEDLFHTQPLTEKVNDEEPRTLSLIPTAEVPVTNMMRDTITDEADLPVKMTAHTPCFRSEAGSYGRDTRGLIRMHQFDKVELVQITKPEDSMAALEELTGHAEKVLQLLELPYRKVVLCTGDMGFGSCKTYDLEVWVPAQETYREISSCSNMWDFQARRMQARFRRKGEKKPELLHTLNGSGLAVGRTMVAILENNQQADGRIEIPEVLRKYMNGMTHIG; encoded by the coding sequence ATGCTAGATTCTAAATTACTTCGAACAGAGCTGGATGAAACAGCTGAAAAACTCGCGCGTCGTGGTTTTACCCTTGATGTTGAAACTTTACGTAACCTTGAAGAGAAGCGTAAGTCCCTTCAGGTTAAGACAGAAGAGCTTCAAGCTCTACGTAACTCGCGATCGAAGTCGATTGGTCAGGCAAAAGCGAAAGGCGATCACGAAGAAGCTGAACGTATCATGGCTGAAGTAGGTAACCTAGGTTCTGAGCTTGATGAAGCGAAAAAAGCGTTGGCTGAACTACAAGCAGAATTGGATGTTATCACTCAATCTGTACCAAACATTCCAGATGATTCTGTGCCAGTAGGTAAAGATGAGTCAGAGAACGTAGAAATTTCTCGTTGGGGTGAGCCAAAAACTTACGACTTCGAAGTGAAAGATCACGTAGATCTAGGTGAAATGGCTGGTGGCCTTGACTTTGCAAGTGCTGTAAAAATCACTGGCGCACGTTTCATCGTAATGAAAGGTCAATTTGCTCGTCTACACCGTGCAATTGCACAGTTCATGCTAGATCTTCACACTGAAGAGCACGGTTACACAGAAATGTACGTACCGTACCTAGTAAATGCAGACAGCCTATTCGGTACAGGTCAGCTACCAAAATTTGGTGAAGATCTATTCCACACTCAGCCACTGACTGAAAAAGTGAATGATGAAGAGCCACGTACGCTTTCATTAATTCCAACAGCAGAAGTGCCTGTTACAAACATGATGCGTGACACCATCACTGATGAAGCTGATCTTCCAGTGAAGATGACTGCACATACACCATGTTTCCGTTCTGAAGCAGGTTCTTACGGTCGCGATACACGTGGTCTTATCCGTATGCACCAGTTCGACAAAGTTGAGCTTGTTCAAATCACTAAGCCTGAAGATTCAATGGCGGCACTAGAAGAGCTAACAGGCCACGCTGAGAAAGTACTTCAGCTTCTAGAGCTTCCATACCGTAAAGTAGTACTTTGTACTGGTGATATGGGCTTTGGTTCATGCAAAACTTACGATCTTGAAGTATGGGTTCCTGCTCAAGAGACTTACCGTGAAATTTCTTCTTGCTCTAATATGTGGGATTTCCAAGCGCGTCGTATGCAAGCGCGTTTCCGCCGTAAAGGTGAGAAGAAGCCTGAGCTGCTTCACACACTAAACGGTTCTGGTCTTGCTGTTGGTCGTACAATGGTTGCTATCCTAGAAAACAACCAGCAAGCTGACGGTCGTATCGAAATCCCTGAAGTGCTACGTAAGTACATGAACGGTATGACACACATCGGTTAA
- a CDS encoding replication-associated recombination protein A: MNNFSLDFSSDFRPLAARMRPRTVEEYIGQQHILGEGKPLRRALEAGHLHSMILWGPPGTGKTTLAEVAAHYANAEVERVSAVTSGIKDIRAAIDKARDNKMAGRRTILFVDEVHRFNKSQQDAFLPHIEDGTVTFIGATTENPSFELNNALLSRARVYKLKSLEDSEILQVLEQALTDQERGVTEKNLHFVDDIKEKLAEFVRGDARMSLNYLEQLIDMAEEDDKGVKLITVELLAEVTGEKVARFDNKGDLWYDMISAVHKSIRGSNPDGALYWFARMLQAGCDPLYVARRLLAIASEDIGNADPRAMQVAVSAWDCYTRVGAYEGERAIAQAIVYLACAAKSNAVYVAFNQAKADAREFPDFEVPHHLRNAPTKLMKELGYGEGYRYAHDEPGAYAAGEVYLPQEIRDRVYYQPSNRGLEMKISEKLDYLASLDAKSPLKRYQ, encoded by the coding sequence TTGAATAACTTCAGCCTTGATTTTTCTTCTGATTTCAGACCGCTAGCAGCAAGAATGCGACCACGAACAGTAGAAGAATATATCGGTCAACAACATATCTTAGGTGAGGGAAAACCTTTACGCCGAGCATTAGAAGCCGGTCATTTACACTCCATGATTTTATGGGGACCACCAGGGACAGGAAAAACCACATTAGCAGAAGTGGCGGCACATTATGCCAATGCTGAGGTAGAGCGCGTTTCTGCCGTGACATCGGGTATTAAAGACATCCGTGCTGCAATTGACAAAGCACGTGATAACAAAATGGCAGGGCGTCGTACAATTTTGTTTGTCGACGAGGTGCATCGCTTTAATAAAAGCCAGCAAGATGCCTTCTTACCGCATATCGAAGATGGCACAGTAACGTTTATCGGCGCTACCACAGAGAATCCATCATTTGAGCTTAATAACGCATTGTTGTCTCGTGCCCGTGTTTATAAGCTTAAATCGCTGGAAGATAGTGAAATATTACAAGTGTTAGAGCAAGCACTCACCGATCAAGAACGTGGTGTGACGGAAAAAAACTTGCACTTCGTTGATGATATTAAAGAAAAGCTAGCGGAGTTTGTCCGTGGTGACGCGCGAATGTCTTTAAACTATCTGGAGCAGCTCATTGATATGGCTGAAGAAGATGACAAAGGCGTTAAACTGATTACGGTTGAGCTATTAGCGGAAGTGACGGGTGAAAAAGTCGCACGTTTTGATAACAAAGGCGATCTTTGGTACGACATGATCTCTGCGGTACATAAATCAATTCGAGGCTCTAACCCTGATGGTGCTTTATATTGGTTTGCTCGTATGCTGCAAGCTGGCTGTGATCCTTTGTATGTCGCACGTCGTTTGTTAGCGATAGCTTCGGAAGATATTGGTAATGCCGATCCTCGTGCAATGCAAGTCGCTGTATCTGCATGGGATTGTTATACCCGTGTTGGTGCTTACGAAGGTGAGCGAGCAATTGCTCAAGCGATTGTGTATTTAGCATGTGCTGCCAAAAGTAATGCGGTTTATGTGGCGTTTAATCAAGCTAAAGCCGATGCTCGTGAATTTCCTGACTTTGAAGTGCCACATCACCTGCGTAATGCGCCAACTAAGCTAATGAAAGAGCTTGGTTACGGTGAAGGCTATCGTTATGCTCACGATGAGCCAGGCGCCTATGCGGCAGGAGAAGTGTATTTACCGCAAGAAATACGCGATCGAGTTTATTACCAGCCGTCAAACCGTGGTTTAGAAATGAAAATATCCGAAAAGTTGGATTATCTTGCTTCTTTAGATGCAAAAAGCCCGTTAAAGCGCTACCAATAA
- the lolA gene encoding outer membrane lipoprotein chaperone LolA: MMKKLWLSMLVAVPMLATANAWATPEQALSSRLDKVNAFSANFTQKVISPEGETLVDGTGDLSIKRPNLFRWDTKTPDESLLVSDGKTVWYYSPFVEQVTAMWLKDATEQTPFVLLTRNSPKDWARYNVQQLADTFTLTPKEKTSSMDKFIVTVAKDGQVRNFSVIESDGQRSNYTLSKFTRTTPAASLFKFTPPKGVELDDQRQ, from the coding sequence ATGATGAAAAAGTTATGGCTAAGTATGTTAGTTGCCGTACCTATGTTGGCAACAGCCAATGCTTGGGCGACACCAGAACAAGCATTGAGTAGCCGCCTTGATAAAGTGAATGCATTTAGCGCTAACTTTACCCAAAAAGTGATCAGCCCTGAGGGTGAAACACTGGTTGATGGAACGGGTGATTTATCTATTAAACGTCCGAATCTATTTCGTTGGGATACTAAAACACCAGATGAAAGCTTATTAGTATCTGATGGTAAAACTGTTTGGTATTACAGCCCATTTGTTGAGCAAGTAACTGCAATGTGGCTAAAAGATGCGACAGAGCAAACGCCATTTGTTTTATTAACAAGAAATAGCCCTAAAGACTGGGCACGCTACAATGTTCAACAACTTGCTGATACTTTCACACTAACGCCGAAAGAGAAGACATCTTCCATGGATAAGTTTATTGTGACAGTAGCGAAAGATGGACAAGTGCGTAACTTCTCAGTGATCGAAAGTGACGGTCAACGCAGCAATTACACATTATCGAAATTTACCCGCACCACACCTGCGGCAAGTTTATTTAAGTTCACTCCACCTAAAGGGGTTGAACTGGATGATCAGCGACAATGA
- a CDS encoding DNA translocase FtsK 4TM domain-containing protein translates to MRLSGTQRIIEGFLIISILAAIYLMVALVTFNPADPSWSQTAWDGVVQNKAGALGALVADTFFFSFGSLAYVFPALIVLLGTYLFRRRSKSLSHDYMVYGTRILGLLLLLLTSCGLADLNFDDIWYFSSGGVVGDVVSNISMPLLNVLGTTLVLMAIWAIGFTLFTCVSWTSVADTLGEKTLSSLTWFLNKFRSDKHEVMRPFATEIPDESEMPYIAQLDEFDAEDDPLLSSYSDDFSSTEKKDQPSPYKIVRANTASTRDPLLESTLITEPEVQVPVQQPVVSQPAAQPQAPVQQPVVSQPAAQPQAPVQQPVVSQPEAQPQAAVQQPVVSQPEAQPQAAVQQPVVSQPAAQPQAPVQQPLVSQSAAQPQPQAPVQQPMVSQPVAQPQATQASQPRGLSIEELERELDKNEDFTVPVDEYTQSAINAAESAVVTPVSEHNVEAQPVASTTVQPAMTPSFAAQPTPSSDIEIGVQDGMSELERGEAPLTPEEQEKADQEAFLNNIRNLQKEQAHLAGLDNPFLMQTEVDLPVPTSPMPTLDLLQEARRTVEPASEEELQATAALIESKLADYKIKAQVKGIYPGPVITRFELDLAPGVKVSRISGLSKDLARALSVMAVRVVEAIPGKPYIGLELPNKSRETVYMSEVVASDRFQNMNGSLPIVLGSDIAGEAVVADLSKMPHLLVAGTTGSGKSVGVNVMILSLLYKCKPEDCRFIMIDPKMLELSIYEGIPHLLTEVVTDMKDAGNALRWCVGEMERRYKLMAKCGVRNLAGFNEKLKEAAAAGHPIHDPLWQPGDTMDEYPPLLEKMPSIVVIIDEFADLMMVVGKKVEELIARLAQKARAAGIHLVLATQRPSVDVITGLIKANIPTRMAFTVSTKTDSRTILDQGGAESLLGMGDMLYLPPGQSHTTRVHGAFASDDDVHNVVNDWKARGKPQYIDSILSSDQGAESLLPGETSTGGDDDIDQLFDEVAAFVTETRRASVSGVQRRFKIGYNRAARIVEQLEAHGIVSPPGHNSNREVLAPAPVQIHD, encoded by the coding sequence ATGCGATTGTCAGGTACACAACGCATCATTGAAGGTTTTTTAATCATCAGTATTTTAGCCGCTATTTATCTAATGGTGGCATTGGTAACATTTAACCCAGCTGATCCATCATGGTCACAAACTGCATGGGATGGGGTTGTACAGAATAAAGCTGGCGCATTAGGCGCTTTAGTTGCTGATACATTTTTCTTCAGTTTTGGCTCTTTAGCCTATGTTTTCCCTGCCTTAATTGTATTACTCGGTACTTATCTATTCCGTAGACGTTCAAAAAGTTTATCTCACGACTATATGGTCTACGGTACACGCATTTTAGGTCTTCTTTTACTGTTACTGACCAGTTGTGGTCTTGCCGATCTAAACTTTGATGATATTTGGTATTTCTCATCTGGCGGTGTCGTCGGGGATGTGGTGTCAAATATCTCTATGCCATTATTGAATGTACTGGGTACGACCTTAGTATTGATGGCGATTTGGGCTATTGGTTTTACGCTATTTACCTGTGTTTCGTGGACATCAGTTGCAGATACTCTTGGCGAGAAGACTCTTTCATCATTAACGTGGTTTTTAAATAAATTCCGTTCTGATAAGCATGAGGTGATGCGACCTTTTGCTACCGAAATTCCTGATGAATCTGAAATGCCTTATATCGCGCAATTAGATGAGTTCGATGCTGAAGATGATCCTCTATTATCTTCTTACTCTGATGATTTCTCCTCGACAGAGAAAAAAGACCAACCATCACCTTATAAGATTGTGCGTGCAAACACTGCAAGCACACGAGATCCTCTACTTGAATCAACGCTGATTACTGAACCAGAAGTACAAGTGCCAGTTCAACAGCCTGTAGTTTCTCAACCTGCGGCTCAACCACAAGCGCCAGTTCAACAGCCAGTGGTTTCTCAACCTGCGGCCCAACCGCAAGCGCCAGTTCAACAGCCAGTGGTTTCTCAACCTGAGGCTCAACCACAAGCAGCAGTTCAACAGCCAGTGGTTTCTCAACCTGAGGCTCAACCACAAGCAGCAGTTCAACAGCCAGTGGTTTCTCAACCTGCGGCTCAACCGCAAGCGCCAGTGCAACAGCCATTGGTTTCTCAATCTGCGGCACAACCACAACCACAAGCACCAGTACAACAACCAATGGTTTCTCAACCCGTGGCTCAACCGCAAGCGACTCAAGCATCTCAGCCTCGTGGATTGTCAATTGAAGAGCTAGAGCGTGAACTTGATAAGAATGAAGATTTTACTGTTCCTGTTGATGAATATACGCAAAGTGCAATTAATGCAGCAGAATCAGCGGTTGTCACTCCCGTATCAGAGCACAATGTTGAGGCTCAGCCTGTAGCGTCAACAACGGTTCAACCTGCAATGACACCATCATTTGCTGCCCAACCAACGCCAAGCAGCGATATTGAAATTGGGGTTCAAGACGGTATGTCTGAACTTGAGCGCGGTGAAGCACCATTAACACCAGAAGAGCAAGAGAAAGCGGATCAAGAAGCCTTTTTAAATAATATTCGTAATCTTCAAAAAGAGCAGGCGCATTTAGCGGGGCTTGATAACCCATTCTTAATGCAAACGGAAGTGGATCTTCCTGTTCCTACTTCACCAATGCCAACATTAGATTTGCTTCAAGAAGCACGTCGTACTGTTGAGCCTGCTTCTGAAGAAGAGCTACAGGCCACTGCTGCGTTAATTGAATCAAAATTAGCCGATTACAAAATTAAAGCGCAAGTGAAAGGGATCTACCCTGGTCCTGTTATTACTCGTTTTGAATTAGATCTTGCGCCGGGTGTGAAAGTTAGCCGTATTTCTGGCCTGTCTAAGGACTTGGCTCGTGCGCTATCTGTGATGGCTGTACGTGTAGTAGAAGCGATCCCTGGTAAGCCATACATCGGTTTAGAGCTGCCAAATAAAAGTCGTGAAACGGTATATATGTCAGAAGTGGTGGCGAGCGATCGCTTCCAGAACATGAATGGCTCATTACCAATCGTGTTAGGTAGCGATATTGCTGGTGAAGCTGTCGTTGCTGACTTAAGCAAAATGCCACACTTATTGGTTGCAGGTACGACAGGCTCTGGTAAATCAGTGGGTGTAAACGTAATGATCCTAAGCTTGCTATATAAATGTAAGCCAGAAGATTGTCGTTTCATCATGATCGATCCGAAAATGTTGGAGCTTTCAATTTATGAAGGTATTCCTCACCTACTGACTGAAGTTGTTACCGATATGAAAGATGCGGGTAATGCACTTCGTTGGTGTGTGGGTGAAATGGAACGTCGTTACAAACTAATGGCGAAATGTGGTGTTCGTAACCTTGCTGGTTTCAACGAGAAACTAAAAGAAGCAGCAGCAGCGGGTCACCCGATCCATGACCCATTATGGCAACCAGGCGATACCATGGATGAATACCCACCATTACTGGAAAAAATGCCAAGTATTGTGGTGATCATCGATGAATTTGCTGATTTGATGATGGTTGTAGGTAAGAAAGTTGAAGAGCTGATTGCACGTCTGGCACAAAAAGCACGTGCGGCTGGTATTCACTTAGTACTTGCGACTCAGCGCCCATCTGTGGATGTGATTACGGGCTTAATTAAAGCTAACATTCCAACACGTATGGCGTTTACTGTATCAACCAAGACGGATTCACGAACCATTCTTGACCAAGGTGGTGCAGAGTCACTACTGGGCATGGGTGATATGTTGTATCTTCCACCGGGTCAAAGTCACACCACGCGTGTTCACGGCGCATTTGCATCAGATGATGATGTTCATAATGTGGTTAACGATTGGAAAGCACGTGGTAAGCCACAATATATCGACAGTATCTTAAGCTCCGATCAAGGTGCAGAAAGTTTACTTCCTGGTGAAACATCGACAGGTGGTGATGATGATATTGACCAACTGTTTGATGAAGTCGCGGCGTTTGTAACGGAAACACGTCGAGCATCGGTATCAGGTGTTCAGCGACGCTTTAAGATTGGCTATAACCGTGCCGCTCGCATTGTTGAGCAATTAGAAGCGCATGGCATTGTTAGCCCGCCAGGACATAACTCCAACCGAGAAGTATTAGCGCCAGCGCCAGTACAAATACATGATTAA
- the lrp gene encoding leucine-responsive transcriptional regulator Lrp yields MVDTKKKPSKELDRIDRNILNELQKDGRISNVELSKRVGLSPTPCLERVRRLERQGYISGYTALLNPQFLDASLLVFVEITLNRGAPDVFEQFNKSVQELEDIQECHLVSGDFDYLLKTRVSDMSAYRKLLGETLLRLPGVNDTRTYVVMEEVKQSNNLVIKTR; encoded by the coding sequence ATGGTAGATACCAAAAAGAAACCGTCCAAGGAATTGGATCGCATTGACCGTAACATACTGAATGAACTTCAAAAAGATGGTCGAATTTCTAACGTTGAGCTATCTAAGCGTGTTGGTCTATCTCCAACGCCTTGTCTTGAGCGTGTTCGTCGATTAGAGCGTCAGGGTTACATTAGTGGCTATACAGCACTTTTGAACCCACAATTTCTTGATGCTTCGCTACTAGTGTTTGTTGAAATTACGCTAAACCGTGGCGCACCAGACGTATTTGAACAATTTAATAAATCAGTACAAGAGCTAGAAGACATTCAAGAGTGTCATTTAGTTTCTGGTGATTTTGACTACTTGTTGAAAACACGTGTATCTGACATGTCAGCATACCGTAAGCTATTAGGTGAAACACTACTTCGCCTACCTGGAGTAAACGACACTCGTACTTACGTTGTGATGGAAGAAGTGAAACAATCAAATAATCTCGTTATCAAAACACGATAA
- the trxB gene encoding thioredoxin-disulfide reductase: MSNVKHCNLLILGSGPAGYTAAVYAARANLNPVMITGMQQGGQLTTTTEVENWPGDADDLTGPALMDRMKAHAEKFNTEIITDYIVETDFSQRPFLLKGENSTYTCDALIISTGASAKYIGLESEEAFKGRGVSACATCDGFFYRNQKVAVVGGGNTAVEEALYLSNIASEVHLIHRRDTFRSEKILIDRLMDKVANGNIILHTDCTLDEVLGDDMGVTGLRLKDTHSDATEELEVMGVFIAIGHQPNTAIFDGQLDMENGYIKVQSGLNGNATQTSIEGIFAAGDVMDHNYRQAITSAGTGCMAALDAERYLDAKK; the protein is encoded by the coding sequence ATGAGTAACGTAAAACATTGTAATCTACTCATCCTTGGTTCTGGTCCAGCAGGTTATACTGCTGCGGTTTATGCTGCACGTGCAAACTTAAATCCTGTGATGATCACAGGCATGCAGCAAGGTGGTCAATTAACCACAACAACAGAAGTTGAAAACTGGCCTGGTGATGCGGATGATCTAACCGGTCCTGCACTAATGGATCGCATGAAAGCTCACGCAGAGAAGTTCAACACTGAAATCATCACTGATTACATTGTTGAAACCGACTTTAGCCAACGCCCTTTCCTTCTAAAAGGCGAAAACAGCACTTACACATGTGATGCATTAATTATCTCAACAGGTGCATCAGCAAAATATATCGGTTTAGAATCTGAAGAAGCATTCAAAGGTCGTGGTGTATCAGCTTGTGCAACGTGTGACGGTTTCTTCTACCGCAACCAAAAAGTGGCTGTTGTTGGTGGTGGTAACACTGCTGTTGAAGAGGCGCTTTATCTTTCTAATATCGCTTCTGAAGTTCACTTGATCCACCGCCGTGATACATTCCGTTCAGAAAAGATTCTAATTGATCGCCTAATGGATAAAGTGGCAAACGGTAATATCATCCTTCACACTGATTGCACACTTGATGAAGTGCTAGGTGATGATATGGGCGTAACAGGTCTTCGCTTAAAAGACACTCACTCTGATGCAACAGAAGAGCTAGAAGTAATGGGCGTATTCATTGCAATCGGCCACCAGCCAAATACCGCTATTTTCGATGGTCAATTAGACATGGAAAATGGCTACATCAAAGTGCAATCAGGCTTGAATGGTAATGCTACACAAACAAGCATTGAAGGTATCTTCGCTGCTGGTGATGTGATGGATCATAACTACCGTCAAGCTATCACATCAGCAGGTACAGGTTGTATGGCTGCGCTAGATGCTGAACGTTACCTAGATGCAAAAAAATAA